DNA sequence from the Perca fluviatilis chromosome 4, GENO_Pfluv_1.0, whole genome shotgun sequence genome:
TTACAGGTAATATCCTATGCATTTCTGTGTTAGTTTTCATGATGTTTCATTGCAATTATTGTTCGTCCGCGTGAGCAGCTCTTTCTAACTGTTAAGTAGCTCACGCTAGTTTGGCTAGCTCATAGTTAGTGAAGCAGCCTGTTGATTAGGTGTGTATGACGTATACCTGTGCTGTGTTTATGCTTACCTCATGTTTAATGGCGAATGggtttttctgcctttttcttATATTATAAAATGGATTACTGGGTGGTGTTTTCACCAATATAATGTCAGTACATATGGAGATATATTTGATTGTGCAACTGTGAATACAATGTAGTCTAAGGCATTGTAATGTATTAGAATATATCAGGTAATATCCACTATACGATCACATCCAGTTATGAAATCACACACAGTGATGCGGGAAGCGCAGTGACGGTTATCCTGAGACCAATGCGATTGACATACCACTGCTGTACTGTGTTACAGAGCAATAAGGAAGATACGGTGTAATAAAGACCCCTGTAATCCACCTGGCTGCCTCTGATGTGTAGGAGCGACAGTAGTGTGGAGCTGCATTTCATCACATACAGTTGTGACCcgtcacatatatatatatgtgtgtatatatatgtgtgtatatatatatatatatgtatatatatgtatatgtacatatatatgtatatatgtatgtatatgtgtatatatatatgtatatatatgtatgtatatatatgtatatgtacatatatatgtatatatgtatgtatatgtgtatatatatatgtatatatatgtatgtatatatatgtttatgtacatatatatgtatatatgtatgtatatgtatatatatatatgtatatatatatgtatacatatatatgtgtgtgtgtgaggttgaTTTATTGAATGTTTGTTAATTGTCACAAAATAAAGGATAACAAAAATTACACTGTAACACAGCAGCATTTTGGGGGCCACGTGTCATCACTGTTTGttgcaacaatagctaaacaGATTCTAAATTAGTTTATATTATCCCTCAAAACCAGATCTCTATAAACACAGTTAGTGGCTTGATGCCTTCAGGAGTGTCCACTGGACTTCAGAGTTTACTGAGCACCTGCTTTTAGTTCCCATTTGAtttcaaaatgaataaaaatcttGATATAAATTACTGATTCATCTGGACAGGCTTTTTTGTTTAGTAAGTTtagatgttttaatgttaaaacaaaacactttattattctcatactgcccatggctacTGCACCTGTATCTCTCAGTTGTCTCTCAATTTTGGTTCAATGATCTGATACATCCTGTACCGCAACCTCCCCTCCTTTATCAGCTGGTTTTATAATGAGATTATTGTGTGATTGTAAGTCTTTCAAAGCGTCTCTCTTCACCTTTGTCAAGTCATCATGCATTgagtgttttctttgtttttgaaatCCTTTTAATTTTGGTGTTAACAAGTCTGCAAAATGTGTCTAAGGAGGGATTTAGCCTGTTGCCATTTAAATCTGACATTTCAAAGTCTCCGTCCAGAAAATTAGCATGGAGAGAAgcattatttaatattaaaagaacattttaatttaattttttttgtatttttacagtttgtttaTGTGCAGTTGTTCCATGTAACCATACACAGGAATATCCATACAAGGTGAAGAATACAGACTGCAGTAAGATTAGTGTGACATCTTGTGGCGTAACCGTAACTCGTTTTAGAGCCTAACCCCTAAAATACTGATTTTACTTTAACTAAAGCCTAAAAATCATGtagttatttgtttttattatgacttttttcttaaaatattgtGACGTTATTCTCAttaaatcacaactctttacacacacacacacacacacacacacacacacacacacacacacacacacacacacacacacacacacacacaataactttGTTGCAGTAAAGAAGGTTTATTTTTGCTTTCCCCATCTATAAATCAGCTGACAGCGAATACATGAATAAGAATTTCATTCAGGAGTGTGATTGAACTGTGACGCAGAGTGGAGGAATGACGGGTAAAtgaagcagaggttgattgtggtagATGAGAGGCAGCTGGAACCCTGactcccacacaccagactccaaTCCTGCAATTAGGAGAAGCTACCTAGGGGCAGCGGGCCTACCAGATATAAAGACCTGAATTTCACCTCCTTCACTGCTTCTCACAGACAGACTGGTGTGACGTTCAAGACTGTAAGTATGCTGATGGAGTTATACTTTACTGAGCAAGAGTAGTTTATGTGTTTAATGTAAGTACTTGTGTAATTTATTATAGGTTTATCTATTTGTAATAGAGAATACGTTACTGAGCAATAAAAGTTTAATGCAGAGTCACTACAGGATGCTTAAATCTGTTCATAATTGGTACATCATGCTCATTCTAGTTATGAACTGAGGTGGATCattacaaatgtatttttattttattatttcaatgtcaaaatcaaaagtagaGCTACTATTCAGTTAAAAATTACTGGTGCAGcacaaaagaaatgccaaaaacgcACACGGTCAATGCAACGTCACAGAGTTAGTTGTTTGTCTCTTTCAGAATTATGAAGAACTTCTTGTCTATAAATGATCAGCTCCATCAGGACCAATTTCTGACTTCCAACAACGGGCAGTTTAAGGCTATCTTTCAGGTGAGTAACTCTCTAAAATGAAATGCTCACTCTATattttagtatgattgtttgGGTATCCGTtaaatgtctctgtttctgCCTGCAGGGAGATGGTAACTTTGTCGTCTATGACTCTGGCAACCGGCCTGTGTGGGCCTCAGGCACTGATGGATCAGGTGCTGTCCACGTGCTCATGCAGGCTGACGGCAACCTGGTCGTTTACAACCAGCATGGCCAAGCCAAGTGGAGCTCAGGGACGTACATCAATAGTCCGTGCGAAATGTGCCGTCTTGAGCTGACCGATGGCGGCAAACTGGAGTTGACCAGAAACTTTCAAAGAGTTTGGAGCTCATGATGAAATTATGTCTTCACATGACCTCACAAAGCTTTGTTAAATTGAATGGTTTGCAAGTACAAGTCATCTTTGAATGTCAGTGTGAATTACAATAAAACTACCTGCTATGTAATCTGGAATCAAAAGCATGTTTTCTCActgtaaattattttctttttgtgatgGTTTTATTTGTAATGCAAATATCAAAGAATAATGGCAGTTGTACCAAAGTAAGTCTTGGTAAGAAATGCCAATATTTTGGTCCATCAGTTCAAAGAACTGAGCTTAAAAACATAAAGTAGGCCTACACTTTACATACAGCTCAGTCAAAAGCGTACAGATAACACTAGTTTCTCACTTTtaaaatacgtgcaatgtgtacgccgAAGTCAAAATGTGCGTGCAGTAGATACGTGGAGCGCTCCAATAACTGTAATggagaccggtgcgttttatatgcacacGGATCTTGCTCACGtatagtataaagggacgtgggaccacataaggaggttggttcgggtggtggatgggtaaaacacaggactttcacctgggagatCGGGGTTTGCGTCCTGCGTGTGGTGATTTTCAGCCTACCCCTAACCgtttatttgcttgtttttggTTATGTGCCAgctgtttttcactttcttgtgttactaaagcctttccctgcattcttttcctaaaccc
Encoded proteins:
- the LOC120556802 gene encoding lectin-like — its product is MKNFLSINDQLHQDQFLTSNNGQFKAIFQGDGNFVVYDSGNRPVWASGTDGSGAVHVLMQADGNLVVYNQHGQAKWSSGTYINSPCEMCRLELTDGGKLELTRNFQRVWSS